One region of Mycolicibacterium lutetiense genomic DNA includes:
- a CDS encoding proline--tRNA ligase, which yields MITRMSELFLRTLRDDPADAEVPSHKLLIRAGYVRPVGPGIYSWLPLGLRVLRRIENIVRDEMNAIGGQEILLPALLPRGPYETTSRWTEYGDTLFRLQDRRGNDYLLGPTHEEIFTLTVKGEYSSYKDFPAILYQVQTKYRDEARPRAGILRGREFVMKDSYSFDVDDDGLKNAYHAHREAYQKIFGRLGVRYVIVSAVSGAMGGSASEEFLAESEVGEDTFVRCLDSGYAANVEAVVTRAPAPLPIAGQPAAQVHDTPDAPTIATLVDWANSADLEQFSGREVTAADTLKNVLLKIREPGGEWELLAVGVPGDREVDEKRLGAGLEPAEFALLEEADFAKNPFLVKGYVGPKALLDNGVRYLVDPRVVDGTAWITGADAPNKHVVGLVAGRDFTPDGTIEAAEVRDGDASPDGAGVLTSARGIEIGHIFQLGRKYADAFNADVLGEDGKPVRLTMGSYGIGVSRMVAVIAEQQHDELGLRWPSAVAPFDVHVVVANKDDAARTGATELVAALDRLGHEVLFDDRKASPGVKFKDAELLGMPWIVVVGRGFAEGVVELRNRFTGENREIAVDDAATEISAAISGS from the coding sequence GTGATTACCCGCATGTCCGAGCTGTTCCTGCGAACTCTGCGCGACGACCCCGCTGACGCCGAAGTGCCCAGCCACAAGCTGCTGATCCGGGCCGGCTATGTCCGCCCGGTCGGCCCTGGTATCTACAGCTGGCTGCCGCTGGGCCTGCGCGTGCTCCGTCGGATCGAGAACATCGTGCGGGACGAGATGAACGCGATCGGCGGCCAGGAGATCCTGCTGCCCGCGCTGCTGCCCCGTGGCCCCTACGAGACCACCAGTCGGTGGACCGAATATGGCGACACCCTGTTCCGGTTGCAGGACCGACGCGGCAACGACTATCTGCTCGGGCCGACGCACGAGGAGATCTTCACGCTGACGGTGAAGGGGGAGTACTCCTCTTACAAGGACTTCCCGGCGATCCTGTACCAGGTCCAGACGAAGTACCGCGACGAGGCACGGCCGCGCGCCGGCATCCTGCGCGGCCGCGAGTTCGTGATGAAGGACTCGTATTCCTTCGACGTCGACGACGACGGCCTCAAGAACGCCTACCACGCCCACCGCGAGGCCTACCAGAAGATCTTCGGACGCCTGGGTGTGCGCTACGTGATCGTGTCGGCGGTGTCGGGTGCCATGGGCGGTAGTGCCTCGGAGGAGTTCCTGGCCGAGAGCGAGGTCGGTGAGGACACCTTCGTGCGCTGCCTGGACTCGGGGTACGCCGCCAACGTCGAAGCGGTGGTCACCCGGGCACCGGCACCGCTGCCCATTGCGGGGCAGCCCGCGGCGCAGGTGCACGACACCCCGGACGCACCGACCATCGCGACCCTGGTCGACTGGGCCAATTCGGCTGACCTGGAACAATTCTCGGGCCGAGAGGTCACCGCTGCCGACACCTTGAAGAACGTCCTGCTCAAGATCCGCGAGCCCGGCGGAGAGTGGGAGTTGCTGGCAGTCGGCGTGCCCGGCGACCGTGAGGTCGACGAGAAGCGCCTGGGCGCCGGGTTGGAGCCGGCTGAGTTCGCCCTACTCGAGGAAGCCGACTTCGCCAAGAACCCGTTCCTGGTCAAAGGCTACGTCGGGCCGAAGGCTCTGCTGGACAATGGAGTTCGCTACCTGGTGGATCCGCGCGTGGTGGACGGCACCGCCTGGATCACCGGTGCTGACGCGCCGAACAAGCACGTGGTCGGCCTGGTCGCCGGCCGTGACTTCACTCCGGACGGCACCATCGAGGCCGCTGAGGTCCGTGACGGCGACGCGTCTCCGGACGGTGCCGGCGTGCTGACGTCGGCGCGCGGTATCGAGATCGGCCACATCTTCCAGTTGGGCCGCAAATACGCGGACGCATTCAACGCCGACGTGCTCGGTGAGGACGGCAAGCCGGTGCGGCTCACGATGGGCTCCTACGGCATCGGGGTGTCTCGCATGGTCGCGGTGATCGCCGAGCAGCAGCACGACGAGCTGGGATTGCGCTGGCCGAGCGCCGTCGCACCCTTTGACGTACACGTTGTCGTGGCCAACAAGGACGACGCCGCGCGGACCGGAGCGACCGAACTCGTCGCCGCGCTGGACCGGCTCGGCCACGAGGTGCTGTTCGACGACCGCAAGGCCTCACCCGGAGTGAAATTCAAGGATGCCGAGTTGCTGGGCATGCCGTGGATCGTGGTGGTCGGCCGTGGTTTCGCCGAAGGTGTGGTGGAACTGCGCAACCGGTTCACCGGCGAGAACCGCGAGATCGCCGTCGACGACGCGGCGACCGAGATCTCAGCGGCCATTTCCGGCTCCTGA
- a CDS encoding MFS transporter: MTALNDAERQGLAARLPSWFPSWGFLSAVIAIGGMQLLATMDSTVAIVALPQIQDELGLSDAGRSWVITAYVLTFGGLMLLGGRLGDTIGRKRTFIVGVALFIIASILCGIAWNEATLVIARLLQGVGAAIASPTGLALVATTFPKGPARNAATAVFGAMTAIGSVMGLVVGGALTEFSWRYAFLVNVPIGLVMLYLARTSLKETNRERMKLDAAGALLATLACTAAVFAFTQGPETGWLSPVTLGSGAVAAVCGIAFLIAERSAENPVVPFDLFHERNRVATFVAIFLAGGVLFTLTVLIGLYVQDILGYSALRAGVGFIPFVIGMGIGLGASSQIVRFFQPRIVVIAGGVLVLGAMLYGSTLHAGIPYFPNLVLPITVGGIGIGMIVVPLTLSAIAGVGFDRIGPASAIALMLQSLGGPLVLAIIQAVITSRTLYLGGITGPVKEMNGPQLAALDAGYTYGLLWVAAVAVLVGIAALFIGYTSQQVAHAQDVKDAIDAGEIELD, from the coding sequence ATGACGGCTCTCAACGACGCCGAGCGCCAGGGCCTCGCTGCCCGCCTCCCGTCCTGGTTCCCGTCCTGGGGCTTCCTTTCCGCGGTCATCGCGATCGGCGGCATGCAGCTGCTGGCCACCATGGACAGCACAGTCGCGATCGTGGCGTTGCCGCAGATCCAGGACGAACTCGGCCTATCCGACGCCGGACGTAGCTGGGTCATCACCGCCTACGTCCTGACCTTCGGCGGACTGATGCTCCTGGGCGGACGGCTCGGCGACACCATCGGTCGCAAGCGCACCTTCATCGTCGGCGTCGCGTTGTTCATCATCGCCTCGATCCTGTGCGGCATTGCCTGGAACGAGGCCACGCTGGTGATCGCCCGGCTGCTGCAGGGCGTCGGCGCGGCCATCGCCTCGCCAACCGGGCTTGCGCTCGTCGCGACCACCTTCCCCAAGGGCCCGGCGCGTAACGCCGCCACCGCGGTGTTCGGCGCCATGACCGCCATCGGTTCGGTGATGGGTCTGGTGGTCGGCGGTGCCCTCACCGAGTTCTCCTGGCGGTACGCGTTCCTGGTCAACGTGCCGATCGGCCTGGTGATGCTGTACCTGGCCCGTACGTCACTGAAAGAGACCAACCGCGAGCGGATGAAGCTGGACGCTGCCGGCGCCCTGCTGGCCACCCTGGCCTGCACGGCCGCGGTGTTCGCCTTCACCCAGGGTCCGGAGACCGGCTGGCTGTCCCCGGTCACGCTGGGCTCCGGCGCGGTCGCCGCCGTCTGCGGTATCGCATTCCTGATAGCCGAACGCAGCGCCGAGAACCCGGTGGTGCCGTTCGACCTCTTCCACGAGCGCAACCGGGTCGCCACGTTCGTGGCGATCTTCCTGGCCGGTGGTGTGCTCTTCACCCTGACCGTGCTGATCGGCCTGTACGTGCAGGACATCCTCGGCTACAGCGCCCTACGCGCAGGTGTCGGCTTCATTCCCTTCGTGATCGGCATGGGTATCGGTCTCGGGGCCTCGTCGCAGATCGTGCGGTTCTTCCAACCGCGCATCGTGGTGATCGCGGGCGGCGTCCTGGTGCTCGGCGCGATGCTGTACGGCTCGACGCTGCACGCCGGCATCCCGTACTTCCCGAACCTGGTGCTGCCCATCACGGTCGGCGGCATCGGCATCGGCATGATCGTGGTGCCGCTGACGCTTTCGGCGATCGCCGGTGTGGGCTTCGACCGGATCGGCCCGGCCTCGGCGATTGCACTGATGCTGCAGAGCCTGGGCGGCCCGCTGGTGCTGGCCATCATCCAGGCCGTGATCACCTCGCGCACTTTGTACCTCGGTGGGATCACCGGCCCGGTCAAGGAGATGAACGGGCCACAGCTGGCGGCGCTCGACGCGGGCTATACCTACGGGTTGCTGTGGGTGGCCGCAGTGGCGGTCCTGGTGGGTATCGCGGCGTTGTTCATCGGCTATACCTCCCAACAGGTGGCCCACGCCCAGGACGTCAAGGACGCCATCGACGCCGGAGAGATCGAACTCGACTGA
- the cobA gene encoding uroporphyrinogen-III C-methyltransferase, with protein MTSENAYLVGLRLSGKKVVVVGGGTVAQRRLPLLIAHGADVHVIARAASPAVEALSHDEPGITLQLRDFRAGDLDGAWYVLAATDDSEVNAAIAAEADERRIFCVRADVAREGSAVTPATFDSDGLSVGVLAGGAHRRSAAIRTAIHEALQRGLLTADSGQEPGEAPTGVALVGGGPGDPELITVRGRRLLARADVVVADRLAPQELLAELGPHVEVIDAAKIPYGRAMAQDAINQILVDRARAGKFVVRLKGGDPFVFARGYEEVLACTEAGVPVTVVPGVTSAISVPALAGVPVTHRGMTHEFVVVSGHVAPDHPESLVNWNALAAMTGTIVLLMAVERIELFTKALLDGGRPADTPVLVVQHGTTVAQRTLRATLGDAPERIRADGIRPPAIIVIGPVAAFAG; from the coding sequence GTGACTTCCGAGAATGCCTACCTCGTCGGCCTGCGCCTGTCGGGCAAGAAGGTCGTCGTTGTCGGCGGCGGAACCGTCGCGCAACGTCGGCTGCCCCTGCTGATCGCCCACGGCGCCGACGTACACGTCATCGCCCGGGCCGCCAGCCCCGCCGTGGAGGCGCTGTCGCACGACGAACCGGGGATCACCCTGCAGCTGCGCGACTTCCGCGCCGGGGATCTCGACGGTGCCTGGTACGTACTAGCCGCCACCGACGACTCCGAGGTCAATGCCGCCATCGCCGCCGAAGCCGACGAGCGGCGCATCTTCTGCGTTCGTGCCGACGTGGCTCGCGAAGGGTCCGCGGTGACCCCGGCGACATTCGACTCCGACGGCCTGTCGGTGGGCGTCCTCGCCGGCGGTGCGCACCGCCGCTCGGCGGCCATCCGCACCGCGATCCACGAAGCGCTCCAGCGCGGCCTTCTCACCGCTGACTCCGGCCAGGAGCCGGGGGAGGCGCCCACGGGGGTGGCCCTCGTCGGCGGCGGTCCCGGAGACCCCGAGCTGATCACCGTGCGCGGACGACGCCTGCTGGCCCGCGCCGATGTGGTGGTAGCCGACCGGCTGGCCCCTCAGGAGTTGCTGGCCGAACTCGGGCCCCACGTCGAGGTGATCGACGCGGCCAAGATCCCGTACGGGCGGGCGATGGCTCAGGACGCGATCAACCAGATCCTGGTGGACCGGGCCCGTGCCGGAAAGTTCGTCGTCCGCCTCAAAGGCGGCGATCCGTTCGTCTTCGCACGCGGCTACGAAGAGGTCTTGGCGTGCACCGAGGCCGGCGTCCCGGTCACCGTCGTCCCCGGTGTGACCAGTGCCATATCCGTACCCGCACTGGCCGGGGTTCCGGTCACGCACCGCGGCATGACCCACGAGTTCGTGGTGGTCAGCGGCCATGTTGCGCCCGACCACCCCGAATCGTTAGTCAATTGGAATGCGCTGGCGGCGATGACCGGCACCATCGTGCTGCTGATGGCCGTCGAACGCATCGAGCTTTTCACCAAGGCGCTCCTGGATGGCGGCCGACCTGCTGATACACCGGTTCTGGTGGTGCAGCACGGCACCACGGTCGCGCAGCGCACCCTGCGGGCCACGCTCGGTGACGCGCCCGAGCGGATCCGCGCTGACGGCATTCGACCTCCCGCGATCATCGTGATCGGTCCCGTGGCGGCCTTCGCCGGTTAA
- a CDS encoding cobyrinate a,c-diamide synthase, with product MTTPAVVIAAPASGSGKTTVATGLVGALRQAGHTPAPFKVGPDFIDPGYHALAAGRPGRNLDPVLVGEDLIGPLYRHGCAGADIAVVEGVMGLFDGRIEGQMTGIPRGSAAQVAGLLGAPVVLVVDTRGQSHSIAALIHGFVTFDPAVRIAGVILNRVGSDRHEAVLRQACEHAGVAVLGAIPRADELSVPSRHLGLITAVEHGRQARDAVAAMTALVARHVDLGALVSASAAHVTAEPWSPVADSVTNVTVALAAGKAFSFSYAEHAELLRGAGAEVAEFDPLSEPLPAGADALVLPGGFPEQFTAELSANDLVRQQIRDLATRGAPVHAECAGLTYLVDDLDGVPMCGVLAGSARFTERLTLGYRDAVAVVDSSMHAAGDRVTGHEFHRTAVEFAEDQPAAWAFAGPGNVARRDGIVRGGVHAGYLHTHPAAHPQAITRFVTSAVPTQRAGGSNH from the coding sequence GTGACCACCCCGGCGGTGGTGATCGCTGCACCGGCGTCGGGCAGCGGCAAGACCACGGTGGCAACGGGATTGGTCGGTGCGCTACGCCAGGCCGGTCACACTCCTGCGCCGTTCAAGGTGGGCCCGGACTTTATCGACCCCGGCTACCACGCGTTGGCCGCCGGCCGCCCGGGCCGCAACCTCGACCCGGTGCTCGTCGGTGAGGATCTGATCGGTCCGCTGTACCGCCATGGCTGCGCCGGTGCCGACATCGCGGTGGTTGAGGGCGTCATGGGCCTGTTCGACGGCCGCATCGAAGGGCAGATGACCGGTATCCCGCGAGGTTCGGCGGCCCAGGTTGCCGGGCTGCTGGGGGCTCCGGTGGTGCTGGTGGTCGACACCCGCGGCCAGAGCCACAGCATCGCTGCCCTGATCCACGGCTTCGTCACCTTCGACCCGGCGGTGCGGATCGCCGGGGTGATCCTCAACCGGGTCGGCTCGGACCGGCACGAGGCGGTGTTGCGCCAGGCGTGTGAGCACGCCGGGGTGGCGGTGCTCGGTGCGATTCCGCGGGCCGACGAATTATCGGTCCCGTCCAGACATCTCGGTCTCATCACCGCCGTCGAGCACGGCCGCCAGGCACGGGACGCGGTGGCCGCGATGACCGCGCTGGTAGCCCGCCACGTCGATCTCGGGGCCCTGGTGTCGGCATCTGCGGCGCACGTCACCGCCGAGCCGTGGAGCCCGGTCGCCGACTCGGTGACCAATGTCACGGTGGCCCTGGCCGCCGGTAAGGCGTTCAGCTTCAGCTACGCCGAGCACGCCGAGCTGCTGCGCGGCGCCGGGGCGGAGGTCGCCGAATTCGACCCGCTGTCGGAGCCCCTGCCCGCCGGTGCGGACGCGCTGGTGCTGCCCGGGGGATTTCCCGAACAGTTCACCGCCGAACTGTCAGCCAACGATCTTGTCCGCCAGCAGATCAGGGATCTGGCCACTCGCGGCGCCCCGGTGCATGCCGAGTGTGCGGGCCTGACGTATCTGGTCGACGATCTCGACGGCGTGCCCATGTGCGGTGTGCTGGCCGGTTCGGCGCGGTTCACCGAACGCCTCACGCTGGGTTACCGCGACGCCGTTGCGGTGGTCGACTCCAGCATGCACGCCGCAGGCGATCGGGTCACCGGCCACGAATTCCACCGAACCGCAGTGGAATTCGCTGAAGATCAGCCGGCCGCCTGGGCATTCGCCGGCCCCGGGAACGTAGCCCGACGCGACGGCATCGTCCGGGGCGGAGTGCACGCCGGGTACCTGCACACCCACCCCGCCGCGCACCCGCAGGCCATCACCCGCTTCGTCACGTCGGCGGTGCCGACCCAACGGGCCGGTGGCAGCAACCACTAA
- the cobO gene encoding cob(I)yrinic acid a,c-diamide adenosyltransferase yields MPQGQPVTVPDDGLTTKARRNAPLLAVHTGPGKGKSTAAFGMALRAWNQGFSVAVFQFVKSAKWKVGEEAVFGQLGRLHDEHGAGGPVEWHKMGSGWSWTRKHGDDVDHAAAAADGWAEIKRRLADERHDFYVLDEFTYPLKWGWVDVNEVIEVLADRPGTQHVVITGRDAPQALIDAADLVTEMTKIKHPMDAGRKGQKGIEW; encoded by the coding sequence ATGCCACAGGGACAGCCAGTGACCGTTCCCGACGACGGCCTCACGACCAAGGCGCGACGAAACGCACCGCTGCTCGCGGTGCACACCGGGCCGGGGAAGGGCAAGTCGACCGCGGCCTTCGGGATGGCGCTGCGGGCCTGGAACCAGGGCTTTTCGGTGGCGGTGTTCCAGTTCGTCAAGAGTGCGAAGTGGAAGGTCGGGGAGGAGGCCGTGTTCGGCCAGCTCGGTCGTCTGCACGACGAGCACGGGGCCGGCGGCCCGGTCGAGTGGCACAAGATGGGCTCGGGCTGGTCCTGGACACGCAAGCACGGCGATGACGTCGACCATGCGGCGGCCGCTGCTGACGGCTGGGCCGAGATCAAACGTCGGTTGGCCGACGAACGTCATGACTTCTACGTGCTCGACGAGTTCACCTATCCGCTCAAGTGGGGCTGGGTTGACGTCAACGAGGTGATCGAGGTGCTGGCCGACCGCCCTGGAACCCAGCATGTGGTGATCACCGGGCGTGATGCCCCGCAGGCCCTGATCGACGCCGCGGACCTGGTGACCGAGATGACCAAGATCAAGCATCCGATGGATGCCGGCCGTAAGGGCCAGAAGGGCATCGAATGGTAG